The following coding sequences lie in one Lolium perenne isolate Kyuss_39 chromosome 2, Kyuss_2.0, whole genome shotgun sequence genomic window:
- the LOC127321968 gene encoding protein CHROMATIN REMODELING 35: MATAGEDPPGTLSGLYYSRKIKAPDPVSGLSLPTANTGRSLGCGSVTKDSGSSYARKVQVMNIISTLCDPTPSYLASAETKLINGSIEQTEQKKEVIIILDSDDEDESTAGYQQLTPENEEKVTPEKKQQLTPEKSKQLIQSEWTGTLTTCAATKGIDEVIETTLGRDQNSRIAPYGQSAALMTRYPWSSYQPSAHFERVILHERPEEERKQDLAAASHAERIAETKKNLSLPKEREQRKLDLSSHVDGNAETVPRKRKNEANPAVLDFPSETHSPVERKQQKSDLSSQVDGDAETVPRKRRNEANAAVLDLPSETYSPVERKLQKLHLSSQVQVDGDAEILPRKNEANPAVLDLPSETYSSVEEDEPMEEEDKPERESDGLEDFWNDFSLAIESSKLDTLEEVASEKEVTKQEVDTDCNHDIRIHEDLGHVCRVCGMIVRRADTIIDYQWKKASRSRSYFCETRSKDADEIAIGDVRVADELTVLDIAIHPRHAKHMRPHQLAGFHFLVKNLVSEKPGGCILAHAPGSGKTFMLISFIQSFLAKYPSARPLVILPKGILGTWKREFQRWQVEDIPLYDFYSVKADKRADQLEILNSWQAKMSILFLGYTQFSQIICSDGGGTVAAACRDMLLMVPNLLIMDEGHTPRNRETNVLESLSRVQTPRKVILSGTLFQNHVREVFNILNLVRPQFLKMERSRPIVRRIMCQVAMSGSRISKAVAGNVFTESVEETLLNDDNFVRKAHVIRSLRELTKDVLHYYKGDILEELPGLVDFSVFLKLSPKQKQIVHKLEAYENFKGSAVGAALYMHPCLSEISEVAAADRAINSTDATIDSLVQYINVTDGVKARFFTNILVLANSAGEKVLAFGQYILPMKFLERLLVKTKGWHVGKEIFVISGDTSPEERDLAMEQFNNSADAKVLFGSIKACGEGISLVGASRVVILDVHLNPSVTRQAIGRAFRPGQHKKVFVYRLVAADSLEENFHETAFKKEVIPKLWFEWSEQHCTSEEGFKLNNVDIDNCEDELLDNKTMRQDIKALYRR; this comes from the exons ATGGCCACCGCCGGCGAAGATCCCCCAGGGACACTCTCTG GCTTGTATTACAGCAGAAAAATCAAGGCTCCTGACCCCGTGAGTGGTCTTTCACTTCCTACTGCGAATACGGGTCGCAGTTTGGGATGTGGCAGTGTTACCAAGGACTCTGGAAGTTCGTATGCTCGGAAGGTCCAAGTGATGAATATCATTTCTACTCTGTGTGATCCCACTCCGAGTTACCTAGCGAGTGCTGAAACTAAGTTGATCAATGGCTCTATCGAGCAAACTGAACAGAAGAAGGAAGTAATAATAATTCTTGATTCGGATGATGAAGATGAAAGCACAGCAGGGTACCAACAGCTGACTCCTGAGAATGAAGAAAAGGTGACACCTGAGAAAAAACAACAGTTGACACCTGAGAAAAGCAAACAACTGATACAATCAGAATGGACTGGTACTCTCACCACATGTGCGGCAACAAAAGGAATTGACGAAGTAATTGAAACCACGCTTGGTCGAGACCAAAACAGTCGAATTGCTCCATATGGTCAAAGTGCAGCTTTAATGACTCGGTATCCTTGGTCCAGCTATCAACCATCAGCTCATTTTGAGAGAGTTATATTGCACGAAAGACCTGAAGAGGAACGTAAACAAGATCTGGCT GCTGCTAGCCATGCGGAGAGGATagcagaaacaaaaaaaaatctttcTCTTCCTAAGGAGAGAGAACAACGGAAATTGGACCTAAGCTCCCACGTAGATGGAAATGCTGAAACTGTGCCAAGAAAACGAAAAAATGAAGCAAATCCAGCAGTACTTGATTTTCCTTCAGAAACTCACAGTCCTGTGGAGAGAAAACAACAGAAATCAGACCTAAGCTCGCAGGTAGATGGAGATGCTGAAACTGTGCCAAGGAAAAGAAGAAATGAAGCAAATGCAGCAGTACTTGATTTGCCTTCAGAAACTTACAGCCCTGTGGAGAGAAAACTACAGAAATTGCACCTAAGCTCCCAGGTCCAGGTAGATGGAGATGCTGAAATTTTGCCAAGAAAAAATGAAGCAAATCCAGCAGTACTTGATTTGCCTTCAGAAACTTACAGCTCTGTGGAGGAGGATGAGCCCATGGAGGAAGAGGATAAACCAGAAAGGGAAAGTGATGGTCTGGAGGATTTTTGGAACGACTTCTCACTGGCTATCGAAAGCTCTAAG CTTGACACACTTGAAGAGGTAGCCAGTGAGAAAGAAGTGACTAAACAAGAGGTGGACACCGACTGCAATCATGACATACGGATTCATGAAGATCTGGGCCATGTATGTCGTGTCTGCGGTATGATTGTGAGGAGGGCTGACACAATCATTGATTATCAGTGGAAAAAG GCATCAAGGTCAAGATCATATTTCTGTGAAACGCGTTCGAAGGATGCTGATGAGATAGCCATTGGTGATGTTAGAGTCGCTGACGAACTCACTGTATTAGACATTGCCATCCATCCAAGGCATGCAAAGCACATGAGACCACATCAGTTGGCAGGTTTCCACTTTCTGGTTAAGAATTTAGTCTCTGAGAAACCAGGAGGTTGCATCCTAGCTCATGCCCCTGGTTCGGGGAAAACATTTATGCTGATAAGTTTCATTCAGAGCTTCCTCGCAAAGTATCCTTCTGCAAGGCCCCTTGTTATACTTCCTAAAGGCATATTAGGTACATGGAAGAGGGAATTTCAACGGTGGCAAGTGGAGGACATACCACTGTATGATTTCTATTCTGTCAAGGCTGACAAGAGAGCAGACCAGTTGGAAATCCTCAACTCTTGGCAAGCCAAAATGAGCATCCTATTTCTTGGATACACGCAGTTCTCGCAGATAATTTGTAGTGATGGGGGTGGCACCGTTGCAGCTGCATGCCGGGACATGTTGCTTATGGTCCCTAACCTACTGATAATGGATGAGGGTCACACACCTAGGAATCGGGAGACTAATGTGCTAGAATCCCTGAGCAGAGTACAAACTCCCCGTAAGGTGATCCTATCTGGTACACTTTTCCAGAATCATGTCAGAGAAGTGTTCAACATCTTGAACCTTGTACGGCCACAGTTTCTCAAGATGGAACGTTCTCGTCCGATCGTTAGACGTATAATGTGTCAAGTGGCAATGTCAGGTAGCAGGATTTCAAAAGCGGTTGCTGGCAATGTATTCACCGAGTCAGTAGAAGAGACCCTGCTGAATGATGATAACTTTGTGAGAAAAGCACACGTCATTAGAAGTCTCAGAGAACTAACCAAAGACGTGCTTCACTACTATAAGGGTGACATCTTAGAAGAACTACCTGGCCTAGTAGACTTCAGTGTCTTCCTGAAACTCAGTCCCAAGCAGAAACAAATCGTTCATAAGTTGGAAGCCTATGAAAATTTCAAAGGAAGCGCAGTCGGAGCTGCACTGTACATGCATCCTTGTCTGTCAGAAATTTCAGAAGTTGCTGCTGCAGATAGGGCTATCAACTCGACGGATGCCACAATTGATAGTTTGGTCCAGTATATCAATGTGACAGACGGTGTGAAGGCGAGATTTTTCACTAACATCCTGGTGCTTGCGAATTCTGCAGGAGAGAAGGTGCTTGCTTTTGGTCAGTATATACTTCCCATGAAGTTTTTGGAAAGGCTATTGGTGAAGACAAAGGGCTGGCATGTAGGCAAGGAGATCTTTGTGATCTCTGGTGATACTAGTCCAGAAGAGAGAGATCTGGCGATGGAGCAGTTTAACAACTCTGCTGATGCAAAAGTTCTGTTTGGTTCTATCAAGGCATGTGGGGAGGGTATCTCCCTTGTGGGCGCATCAAGAGTTGTGATTTTAGATGTTCACTTGAACCCGTCTGTTACCCGTCAAGCAATTGGGCGAGCCTTCaggcctggacagcacaagaaagTGTTTGTGTACAGGCTTGTAGCTGCTGATTCTCTAGAGGAAAATTTCCATGAAACTGCATTCAAGAAAGAAGTCATACCAAAGCTGTGGTTTGAATGGAGTGAGCAGCACTGCACGTCCGAAGAAGGCTTTAAACTGAACAATGTTGATATTGATAACTGTGAGGACGAGTTGCTGGACAACAAAACTATGCGCCAGGATATCAAGGCTTTGTATAGAAGGTGA